A window from Variovorax sp. PBL-E5 encodes these proteins:
- a CDS encoding PQQ-dependent catabolism-associated beta-propeller protein encodes MNRITLPLLLTAAALLAAPAMARDSHLAFVSSEKDHAITMVDLATLAVVGVIPTCRRPRHMQRLHGDAQLMVACSDSGRADIIDLATRKSLGKVPLGDDPEVFDLSADGRTAFVSAEDDGALNVFDLASKKQVGSIPVGKEPEGVKVSPDGQRVYVSSEVANRVHVIDTATLKVVKNIPVGRRPRRFAFSADGSELWVTNELGSSVSVISTRELKVLATVAFEVKGMRADDITPVGIALSRDGRTMYVGLGRANHVAFVDVATRKTTALALVGKRAWGLAVSRDGSRLFVVNGLSDDMTVVDTATAKPLKTIAVGRVPHTVVIDD; translated from the coding sequence ATGAACCGGATCACCCTCCCCCTCCTGCTGACAGCAGCCGCGCTGCTGGCAGCGCCCGCCATGGCCAGGGACAGCCATCTGGCCTTCGTGTCGAGCGAGAAGGACCATGCCATCACGATGGTCGATCTGGCGACCCTGGCCGTCGTCGGCGTCATCCCGACCTGCCGGCGCCCGCGCCACATGCAGCGCCTCCACGGCGACGCGCAGCTCATGGTGGCCTGCAGCGATTCGGGGCGTGCCGACATCATCGACCTGGCGACGCGCAAGTCTCTGGGCAAGGTGCCGCTGGGCGACGACCCCGAAGTGTTCGACCTGTCGGCCGACGGGCGAACGGCCTTCGTCTCGGCGGAGGACGACGGCGCGCTCAACGTGTTCGACCTCGCATCGAAGAAGCAGGTCGGCAGCATCCCCGTGGGCAAGGAGCCCGAAGGCGTGAAGGTCTCGCCCGACGGCCAGCGGGTGTACGTGAGCTCCGAGGTCGCGAACAGGGTCCACGTGATCGACACCGCCACGCTGAAGGTCGTCAAGAACATCCCGGTCGGCCGGCGGCCGCGCCGCTTCGCCTTCTCGGCCGACGGCAGCGAGCTCTGGGTGACCAACGAACTGGGCAGCAGCGTCAGCGTCATCTCGACCCGCGAGCTGAAGGTGCTGGCCACCGTGGCCTTCGAGGTCAAGGGCATGCGTGCGGACGACATCACGCCCGTCGGCATCGCGCTGTCGCGCGACGGCCGGACGATGTATGTCGGACTCGGCCGCGCCAACCACGTGGCCTTCGTCGACGTGGCGACGCGCAAGACCACGGCGCTCGCGCTGGTGGGCAAGCGCGCCTGGGGCCTGGCGGTCAGCCGCGACGGCTCGCGGCTCTTCGTGGTCAATGGCCTCTCGGACGACATGACGGTGGTGGACACCGCGACCGCGAAGCCGCTCAAGACCATCGCCGTGGGCCGCGTGCCGCACACCGTGGTGATCGATGATTGA
- a CDS encoding branched-chain amino acid ABC transporter substrate-binding protein — translation MSLAAPAASLTLGIVQRADDDRLAPQRAALAYPGQPGGRLRDAVDMAVKESRFELDAAGLRVGLDVRDARNADDAAAQLRQLEKAGASGAVLDLPAAWIAGAAAAATMPLMNAGDSADAPRQQVCKAHLFHTLPSDRMRADALAQALLVRRWARVLLLSGPGPDDANRLALAQSAIKRYGLKQVAAKTFRLSADPRERDLANPLLLTGAAAAGGDYDVVWVVDSDGEFARTLPYRIALPRPVVGDAGMAAEAWAPHFERYGAPQLERRFARAARRPMTGTDWAAYIAAKALLQAALEQPAAPTAAHLSAALGRPDFALDGFKGVRLSFRAWDHQLRQPMLLTDGVAVVGIAPVDGVMHPKNTLDTLGTDAAESPCKGAP, via the coding sequence ATGAGCCTTGCCGCCCCGGCCGCGAGCTTGACGCTCGGCATCGTGCAGCGCGCGGACGACGATCGGCTGGCGCCGCAACGCGCGGCCCTCGCCTATCCCGGCCAGCCGGGCGGCCGGCTGCGCGATGCGGTCGACATGGCGGTCAAGGAGAGCCGGTTCGAACTCGATGCGGCGGGGCTGCGCGTCGGCCTCGATGTGCGCGACGCGCGCAACGCGGACGATGCGGCGGCGCAGCTGCGCCAGCTCGAGAAGGCCGGCGCATCGGGCGCGGTGCTCGACCTGCCGGCCGCCTGGATTGCCGGCGCCGCGGCGGCCGCCACGATGCCGCTGATGAACGCCGGCGACAGCGCCGATGCACCGCGGCAACAGGTCTGCAAGGCCCATCTGTTCCACACGCTGCCGAGCGACCGCATGCGTGCGGACGCGCTCGCGCAAGCCCTGCTCGTGCGGCGCTGGGCGCGCGTGCTGCTGCTGTCCGGCCCGGGCCCGGACGATGCGAATCGCCTTGCGCTGGCGCAGTCCGCCATCAAGCGCTACGGGTTGAAGCAGGTGGCGGCAAAGACCTTCAGGCTCTCGGCCGACCCGCGCGAGCGCGACCTCGCCAACCCGCTGCTGCTGACCGGCGCCGCGGCGGCGGGCGGCGACTACGACGTGGTCTGGGTGGTCGACAGCGACGGCGAGTTCGCCCGCACGCTGCCGTACCGCATCGCACTGCCGCGCCCGGTGGTCGGCGACGCCGGCATGGCGGCCGAGGCATGGGCGCCGCACTTCGAGCGCTATGGCGCACCCCAGCTCGAACGCCGCTTCGCGCGCGCCGCGCGGCGCCCGATGACGGGCACCGACTGGGCCGCCTACATCGCGGCCAAGGCCCTGCTGCAGGCCGCGCTGGAGCAGCCCGCCGCACCCACGGCCGCGCACCTGAGCGCTGCGCTCGGCCGACCCGACTTTGCGCTGGACGGCTTCAAGGGCGTGCGCCTGAGCTTTCGCGCCTGGGATCACCAGCTTCGCCAGCCGATGCTGCTCACGGATGGCGTCGCAGTGGTCGGCATCGCACCGGTCGACGGCGTCATGCATCCGAAGAACACGCTCGACACGCTCGGCACCGACGCGGCCGAATCGCCGTGCAAGGGCGCGCCATGA
- a CDS encoding tripartite tricarboxylate transporter substrate binding protein, giving the protein MTTRRGALRAAAAMAAAAGAAWVRAQPGDDKPFPQRPLMLWVPWTAGGGTDLTLRLLAELAGRRLGQRVLIENRGGAGGTLAMPILQQAAPDGYTLAQMPQPVFRAPYTQKLSWDPVRDTTPILQVSGVTFGLLVPTGSPFRSVADLLAFAAAQPGRLTIATNGVGTTPHVVLDTLFARHGLDFIHVPYKGTAEQMIAVSSEQVMAGVNSNGFAPFVDSGCLRLLATFGAARTKRWPDVPTMRELGYDIVAMSPYGLAGPRGVPTPIVRRLHDAFKAALFDPAHIAELAKYDQEVAYLDSADYGRSMREVYAAERRTVERLGLAPAGA; this is encoded by the coding sequence ATGACGACGCGGCGCGGCGCGCTGCGCGCAGCGGCCGCGATGGCGGCTGCCGCGGGCGCCGCGTGGGTGCGCGCGCAGCCGGGCGACGACAAGCCGTTCCCGCAACGGCCCTTGATGCTGTGGGTGCCCTGGACCGCCGGCGGCGGCACCGATCTCACGCTGCGTCTGCTGGCCGAACTCGCGGGCCGTCGGCTGGGCCAGCGCGTGCTGATCGAGAACCGCGGTGGCGCAGGCGGCACGCTCGCCATGCCGATCCTGCAGCAGGCCGCACCCGACGGCTACACGCTGGCGCAGATGCCGCAGCCGGTGTTCCGCGCGCCCTACACGCAGAAGCTGAGCTGGGATCCGGTCCGGGACACGACGCCGATCCTGCAGGTCAGCGGCGTGACCTTCGGCCTGCTCGTGCCCACGGGCAGCCCGTTCCGCAGCGTGGCCGACCTGCTGGCCTTCGCGGCAGCGCAGCCGGGGCGGCTGACCATCGCCACCAACGGCGTCGGCACCACGCCGCACGTGGTGCTCGACACGCTGTTCGCCAGGCACGGGCTGGACTTCATCCACGTGCCGTACAAGGGCACGGCCGAGCAGATGATCGCGGTCTCCTCGGAGCAGGTCATGGCCGGCGTCAATTCCAATGGCTTCGCGCCCTTCGTCGACTCCGGCTGCCTGCGCCTGCTGGCGACTTTCGGCGCGGCGCGAACGAAACGCTGGCCCGATGTGCCGACGATGCGCGAACTGGGCTACGACATCGTCGCGATGTCCCCTTATGGCCTGGCCGGTCCGCGCGGCGTGCCGACGCCAATCGTGCGGCGGCTCCACGATGCCTTCAAGGCTGCGCTGTTCGACCCCGCGCACATCGCCGAACTGGCGAAGTACGACCAGGAGGTCGCCTACCTCGACAGCGCCGACTACGGCCGCAGCATGCGCGAGGTGTATGCGGCCGAACGGCGCACGGTGGAACGGCTGGGCCTCGCGCCCGCAGGCGCGTGA
- a CDS encoding ATP-binding cassette domain-containing protein — MLKIAGLTQRYGARVALDALSVTIARGGFVVLLGPNGAGKSTLFQVLTGLFAADEGDVEVAGLSMRTDARRALAHIGVVFQQQSLDLDLSIARNLQFHADLQGLSFHASRERIAFEAARFGLIADMQRQVRELSGGNRRKVELVRALLHRPDLLLMDEATAGLDPKSRRDLIDGLQDEVRRRGVTVLWATHLVSEAENADRVLVLHRGRLLADGTPATVTATLGGATLEAAFLKATR; from the coding sequence ATGCTGAAGATCGCCGGCCTGACGCAACGCTACGGCGCGCGGGTCGCGCTGGATGCGCTCAGCGTGACGATCGCGCGTGGCGGCTTCGTGGTGCTGCTGGGGCCCAACGGGGCGGGCAAGTCCACGCTGTTCCAGGTGCTGACGGGCCTCTTCGCGGCGGACGAGGGCGATGTCGAGGTGGCGGGCCTTTCCATGCGCACGGATGCGCGCCGCGCGCTCGCGCACATCGGCGTGGTGTTCCAGCAGCAGTCGCTCGACCTCGACCTGAGCATTGCACGCAACCTGCAGTTCCATGCCGACCTGCAGGGGCTGTCGTTCCACGCGTCGCGCGAACGCATCGCGTTCGAGGCGGCGCGCTTCGGCCTGATCGCCGACATGCAGCGCCAGGTGCGCGAGCTCTCCGGCGGCAACCGCCGCAAGGTCGAGCTGGTGCGCGCGCTGCTGCATCGCCCGGACCTCCTGCTCATGGACGAGGCCACGGCGGGCCTCGACCCGAAGTCGCGCCGCGACCTCATCGACGGCCTGCAGGACGAAGTGCGCCGGCGCGGCGTCACGGTGCTGTGGGCGACCCACCTGGTCTCCGAAGCCGAGAACGCCGACCGCGTGCTGGTGCTGCACCGCGGGCGGCTGCTGGCCGACGGCACGCCCGCCACCGTCACCGCGACGCTGGGCGGCGCGACGCTCGAAGCCGCCTTCCTGAAAGCCACGCGATGA
- a CDS encoding ABC transporter permease — MKPAARRLGIGHAMQALRAIVMRELVKFWQQKARLVSALVRPVLWLAVFAAGFRNVFGVAIVEPYDTYIPYDIYIAPGLIGMVLLFNGMQSSLAMVYDREMGLMRLLLTAPLPRWWLLLSKMLATALLSLVQVLAFVAIAALLGTTLPMAPLAVAHALAATLASALMLASLGLLLSVYVKQLENFAGTMNFVIFPMYFLSTALYPLWKLEESGATWVWRVAQFNPFTHAVEWIRFALYGKDPGMAPLVVLTTLALCFTLACWGYDPQRGFGGLTQRGSA; from the coding sequence ATGAAGCCGGCCGCACGCAGGCTCGGCATCGGGCATGCGATGCAGGCGCTGCGCGCCATCGTCATGCGCGAGCTCGTCAAGTTCTGGCAGCAGAAGGCGCGGCTCGTCTCGGCGCTGGTACGGCCGGTGCTGTGGCTGGCGGTGTTCGCGGCCGGCTTTCGCAATGTGTTCGGCGTGGCGATCGTCGAGCCCTACGACACCTACATTCCCTACGACATCTACATCGCGCCGGGCCTGATCGGCATGGTGCTGCTGTTCAACGGCATGCAGTCCTCGCTCGCCATGGTGTACGACCGCGAGATGGGCCTGATGCGGCTGCTGCTGACCGCGCCGCTGCCGCGCTGGTGGCTGCTGCTGTCGAAGATGCTCGCCACCGCCCTGCTGAGCCTGGTGCAGGTGCTGGCCTTCGTGGCGATCGCCGCACTGCTCGGCACCACGCTGCCGATGGCGCCGCTGGCGGTCGCGCATGCGCTGGCCGCGACGCTCGCGTCGGCGCTGATGCTGGCGTCGCTCGGGCTGCTGCTGTCGGTGTATGTGAAGCAGCTCGAGAACTTCGCCGGCACGATGAACTTCGTGATCTTTCCGATGTACTTCCTGTCCACGGCCCTCTATCCGCTGTGGAAGCTCGAGGAGTCGGGCGCGACCTGGGTGTGGCGCGTGGCGCAGTTCAATCCGTTCACCCATGCGGTCGAGTGGATCCGCTTCGCGCTCTATGGCAAGGACCCCGGCATGGCGCCGCTGGTGGTGCTGACCACGCTGGCGCTGTGCTTCACGCTGGCCTGCTGGGGCTACGACCCGCAGCGCGGCTTCGGCGGCCTGACGCAGCGGGGCAGCGCATGA